From the genome of [Chlorobium] sp. 445, one region includes:
- the nhaA gene encoding Na+/H+ antiporter NhaA, which translates to MLTALSPESDVRQTRKDTRYTAPFEEFYRRYSSPVKDFIQKQTFGGGVLLFCVITAMILANSDFSDEYAHLLHLPIGIKISSFVLESSLQHFINDGLMTLFFLLVGLEIKREILVGELSSLRKALLPIVAALGGVIMPALIYFLLNPTGDAARGWAIPMATDIAFAVALLFILGNRIPSSVMTFLLALAIVDDLVAVVVISLFYTETIVLTNLFAGLGLLGAMWLMNLLGIRKLWVYAIFSFGVWVCFLGSGVHATVAGVLSAFMIPARPKCNPMKFVEDLHFLLAELASQHNEDKWILASKEQTQIVEQIDKSTSAVASPLSRLEHSIQMPVNLLVIPIFAVANAGVMIALDQFGDALANSITLGVLLGLTLGKPLGIFTATWLAIKLRLADLPEEASFQHIFGVGILGGIGFTMSIFIAELAFKANDAAIASVKIGILLASLLSGIIGALFLLLTSKPSVHNDTLEETSMPSAS; encoded by the coding sequence ATGCTTACGGCTTTATCGCCAGAGTCTGATGTGCGCCAAACAAGGAAAGACACACGCTACACGGCACCATTTGAAGAATTTTATCGCCGCTACTCCTCACCCGTCAAAGATTTTATCCAAAAGCAAACATTTGGTGGTGGTGTGCTGCTCTTCTGCGTGATTACTGCCATGATTTTGGCAAACTCTGACTTTTCAGATGAGTATGCACATCTCTTACACCTTCCCATTGGCATCAAAATCTCTTCATTTGTGCTGGAAAGCTCACTGCAGCACTTCATCAATGATGGTCTGATGACACTTTTCTTCCTGCTTGTAGGTCTAGAAATCAAGCGGGAGATTCTGGTGGGCGAACTTTCTTCACTGCGCAAGGCACTTTTGCCTATTGTGGCTGCACTTGGCGGCGTTATTATGCCTGCACTAATTTACTTTTTGCTCAATCCTACCGGTGACGCCGCGCGCGGCTGGGCTATCCCCATGGCAACCGACATCGCCTTTGCAGTGGCGTTGCTCTTTATTTTGGGCAACCGCATTCCAAGCTCCGTGATGACATTTCTTCTGGCGCTGGCTATCGTCGATGATCTAGTAGCCGTTGTCGTCATTAGCCTCTTCTACACCGAGACCATTGTTCTGACAAACTTGTTTGCAGGCTTGGGACTGCTTGGTGCCATGTGGCTAATGAATCTTTTGGGCATCCGCAAACTGTGGGTTTATGCCATCTTCAGCTTCGGCGTCTGGGTGTGTTTTCTGGGGTCAGGCGTACATGCCACCGTAGCCGGCGTGCTTTCCGCATTTATGATTCCAGCGCGCCCTAAATGCAACCCCATGAAATTTGTTGAAGACCTGCACTTCTTGCTGGCAGAACTTGCAAGCCAACACAACGAAGACAAATGGATTCTTGCTAGCAAAGAACAAACGCAGATTGTTGAGCAAATCGACAAATCCACAAGTGCCGTTGCCAGTCCCCTCTCGCGCTTAGAGCATAGCATCCAAATGCCAGTCAATCTGCTGGTGATTCCAATTTTTGCCGTCGCTAATGCCGGCGTGATGATTGCTCTCGATCAGTTTGGAGATGCCCTCGCAAACTCTATTACACTGGGCGTGCTGCTCGGTCTTACTCTTGGCAAACCGCTCGGCATTTTCACCGCTACTTGGCTTGCAATAAAACTTCGCCTTGCTGACCTGCCCGAAGAGGCTAGCTTCCAGCACATTTTTGGCGTTGGCATCCTAGGCGGAATTGGTTTCACCATGTCGATTTTCATTGCAGAACTTGCCTTCAAAGCAAATGATGCAGCTATCGCCTCAGTCAAAATCGGTATCTTGCTTGCTTCACTGCTTTCTGGAATTATCGGCGCACTCTTCCTGTTGCTCACATCTAAGCCATCTGTTCACAACGACACCCTCGAAGAGACATCCATGCCCTCAGCGTCATAA
- a CDS encoding oxidoreductase — MKRLENKTAVITGGAGSIGKATAKLFLEEGARVMLVDLHEQALKEAVEELGSKHVLYCAADVTQSADVKRYADEAAKAFGQVDIFFNNAGIEGVVKPVTEYPEEMFDKVIAVNVKGVWLGHKYMVPVMKDGGSIIITSSVAGLKGTPNVSAYVASKHAVIGIMRSLALELAPRKIRVNTINPSPVDNRMMRSLEEGFAPGHGAEVKKQFEQTIPLGRYAQAQEVAQLVVFLASDESQFITGTIHPIDGGLNA, encoded by the coding sequence ATGAAAAGACTTGAAAACAAAACAGCGGTTATCACGGGTGGGGCGGGTAGCATTGGCAAAGCGACCGCCAAGCTCTTTTTAGAGGAAGGTGCAAGAGTGATGTTAGTCGATCTGCATGAGCAAGCATTGAAAGAAGCGGTCGAGGAGTTAGGTAGCAAACATGTCTTGTATTGTGCAGCGGATGTAACACAGTCTGCGGATGTGAAGCGATATGCGGATGAGGCGGCAAAAGCCTTCGGGCAGGTTGATATCTTTTTTAACAACGCAGGGATTGAAGGTGTGGTAAAACCTGTTACGGAGTATCCGGAGGAGATGTTCGATAAAGTGATAGCGGTCAATGTCAAAGGTGTTTGGTTAGGTCATAAGTACATGGTGCCGGTGATGAAGGATGGCGGTAGTATTATCATCACCTCTTCTGTAGCGGGCTTGAAGGGCACGCCAAATGTCAGTGCGTATGTTGCCAGCAAGCATGCTGTAATTGGAATCATGAGAAGTTTAGCGCTTGAGCTTGCGCCAAGAAAAATAAGGGTGAATACAATCAATCCTTCGCCGGTGGATAATCGAATGATGCGCTCGTTAGAAGAGGGTTTTGCACCGGGGCATGGTGCAGAAGTCAAAAAGCAATTTGAGCAAACCATTCCATTGGGCAGATATGCACAAGCTCAGGAAGTTGCGCAGTTGGTTGTATTTCTTGCAAGTGATGAGAGTCAATTTATTACGGGCACGATTCATCCTATCGATGGTGGCTTAAATGCCTAA